The Meles meles chromosome 6, mMelMel3.1 paternal haplotype, whole genome shotgun sequence DNA segment AAacactcaacaaagtaggtttagagggaacttGCCTCTACATAATGggagccatatatgaaaaactaaaagctaacatcatactcaatgctGAAAACCTTAAAGCtcttcccctaaagtcaggaacaagataagaatGCCCACTctaaccacttttattcaacataatactggaagtcctagtcacagcaatcagacaacaacaaaaggcatccaaattggtaaggaagaagtaaaaccttCACTATTTCCAGAAGACATCatattacatatagaaaaccctagaCTCTGCagaaaaactactagaactgacaAATCCAGTAAAATCATGGGATAGAAAAATAAGTCTTGCATTtttatactaataatgaagtggcagaagaagaaattaagaattccAGGAGGAGAGGCAACATGGCAGAGGAGTAGcggactgaaatgacatcaggtcacaggagttcagccagaaagttatcaaaccattctgaacacctacagatTGAacaagagatagaagagaagaaaagcagcaattctaggaacagaaaatcgaccactttctgaaaggtaggacatgcagagaaatgaatctgaggagacaggaagatagaccacgggagggaggggccggctcccagcaagtgtgggagcagtggagcacaaaattggaacttttggAAGTCTGCTCCTTTGACGTACATGGCTctagaggctaagcgggggtggaggcCTCTTGgcgacagtgtggtctcaggactctcagggtcacaggaagactgggggtgtctgagtgtgatatcagagtggggaagccgactgcagagacagagctctCATCTTAGGGTTACCTTAAATCATGATCCACGACACAGTTGGACCACTGTTCTTTGaggagggaccccacaagtggcagatccagggacaCTCACCAGAGgcaagaatctgctgggtttggagattccaaatggggccgtgtgccagagacagaaacgctcagtcacaggccaaGTGAGCCCAGAatgcggccagagaccagggagaccaGACTGATTGACCCCTTTTtttctgagggcgcactgaggagtggggacccaagctctcggctcctctgggccagagactgggaggccaccattttcattcccgtcctccggagctgtacggaaagcattcagggaacaaaagctcctgagagcgaGCCCAAGCAGATTACATAGCCCGggccctggtaagggtggtgcaattctgcctcccacaaagacatttgagaatcactacaacaggcccctcccctagaagatcagcaagaactaGACCAAGCTCACAAGACAAAGCTCacagatcaaggagaacagcggaactccaaagctaggggaaagcaatgcatggaattcatggctttctccccatgattctttagtcttgcaaagttaaattttttaaattttatttttttcttattccaatttttaaaacttttcctctttcctcttttaatgtttttttaactagtttatcttaacaataccttccaaaaaaatctttttaagtcatcattattatagtcatattttatccttcattgtatttaaccttattttttgaatacatatagggttttttttttttttcctaaaaaaactttgggatacaatttattctaatagatcaaaatataccctaaatctagcacagggctttgttctagtctccaacctgagcacattctctccctcaccctttttttcttctttctttctccaacatacaattctttttagaatttttaaaaaattttcatctttacagtcatattctatcccttcactgtgtttacccttatttttgtatatatataagtttttctttctttaaaattttgggaggtagtttcttctaagagaccaaaatatacccaaaatcaagcgGGTGGCTCTGTTcaattcaccagtctaatataatcaatcaatctatctatctataggtgtatatatatatatattttttttttttttaatttctttttacccccttacttctccccctggtttaggttctcttcttatttggttagcatacatttttctggggtctttgccacccttttagtactttatcCTCTCATTcgtatattcttatctggataaaatgacaaggtggaaaaactcaccacacacacacaaaaaaagaacaagaggcagtactgacggctagggacctaatcaatacagacattggtaatatgtcagaactagagttaagaatgatgattctcaaggagctagctgggcttgaaaaaagcatggaggatGTTAGAGaaactgtctggagaaataaaatccctttctggacaaataaaagaactaaaatctaaccaagctgaaataaaaaaaggtattaataaaaaaaggtattaaaatcAAAAGAGGTGCAATCAAatatggaggctcttactgctaggataaatgaggcagaagagagaattagtgatacagaagaccaaatgacagggaataaagaagctgagaaaacgACTGCTAGACCACatggggagaattcaagagataagtgataccataagacaaaacaatattagaataactgggattccagaagaagaagaaagagagggacagaaggtatactGGGGCGAATTCTAGTAGAGAATCTCCCTAAtgtggcaaagagaacaagcatcaaaatccaggaggcatagagaatccccttcaaaaatcaataaaaataggtccactcCCCATCAACTAACAGTAAAACTTACTAGTCTTAGtgacagagaaaatcctgaaagcagcccaggacaagaagtctgtaacatataatggtaaaaatattagattggcagcagacttatccagagagacctggcaggccagaaagcactggcatgatatattcagagcactaaatgagaaaaacatgcagccaagaatactatatccagctgagctatcactgaaaatagaaggagagataaaaagcttccaggacaggggcgcctgggtggctcagtgggttagggcctctgcctttggctcaagtcatgatcccagggtcctgggatcgagccccgcatcgggctctttgctctgcagggagcctgcttcctcctctctccctgcctgcctgtctgcctagttgtgatttctctctgtcaaataaataaaataaaaaaaaaataaaaaaaaaaaagcttccaggacaaacaaaaataaaagaatttgcaaacaccaagctagccctacaggaaatattaaaagtggtcctctaagcaaagacagagcccaAAAGTAgtaaaccagaaaggaacagagacaatatacagtaatagtcaccttataggcaatacaatggcattaaattcatatctttctatagttaccctgaatgtaaatggcctaaatgctcaatcaaaagacacagggtatcagaatggattaaaaaaaaatcgatatgctctctacaagaaactcattttagacccaaagacaccccaagatttaaagtgagggggtgtccttatatcagataaattagattttaagccaaagactataataagagatgaggaaggacactatatcatactcaaagggtctgtccaacaaaaagatttaacaattttaaatatctgtatcactttcttacatcatacacaaaaaaagactcaaaatagattagagatctaaatgtgagacctgaaaccataaaagtcctagaagagagcacaggcagtaatttctctgacatgtGCCACAGCAACATTCTTCTATttgtgtctcctgaggcaagggcaacaaaagcaaaaataaactttttgtttctttttatcaaactttctgttttatttttgtttatttgacaatatcaaaataaaaatcttctgtaaagcaaaggaaacaatcaacagaactaaaagacaaCCAACTGGATGGGAGAAGATACAGGCAAATGACTTACCTGAGAAAGAGTTAGTATTGAAAATATACAAAGACCCATACAACTGGACACCAGTTGTATGGgtctttgtatatttgtatatacaaatatatttgtatatccaGTTAAATatgggaagaagacacaaagaggtatttttccaaagaagacatccagatggccaacagacacatgaaaagatgctcaacatcactcatcatcagggaaatgcaaattaaaaccacaatgaggtatcgcctcacacctatcaaaatggctaaaataggggtgcctgggtggctcagtggggtaagcctctgccttcagctcaggtcatgatcccagcgtcctgggatcaagccccacattgggctctctgctcagtggggagtctgcttccccctctctctgcctgcttctctgcctactcgtgatctctctctctgtgaaataaataaataaaatcttaaaaaaaaattctctatcaaaatggctaaaataaaaaatgtaagaaacaagtgttgctgagcatgtagagaaaaggaactctcgtgcactgctggtgggaatgcaaactggtgcagccaccatgaAAAACAGtagtgcctcaaaaaattaaaaatagaaatatgatcCAATTctaccactgggtatttacccaagattACAAAAACCCTAACttaaagggatacatacacccctatgtttattgcagcattatttacaacagtcgaattatggaagcaacccaagtgtccactgaaagatgaatggataaagaagtggtatacatatataatggaatattgttcggtcataaaaagaatgacatcttgccctttgcaacatggatggatctagagaatgtaatgctaagtgaaataagtgagttagagaaagacaaataccatatgatttcacttatatataaaacttaaagaaacaaaacacatgaatgaagaaaaaaagaaaaaacaaaaaaacagacccTTAGACTCTCAACTACAGGGGACAAAGTAACggtttaccagaggggagatgggctgGGGGTGATGCGGATTAAGGTGTGCACTTGCCACGGTGAGCAGAGGGTGACATAATGAATTGCTGaaatactatattgtacacctgaaactaatgcaaccaACTACACCCACCAATAACAAACAGCAAGGACCCAATGCACATGTGCCCAAGCTCCTTTCACGTTCGCTTGCAGGGTTTAATAAAACTCAGCTGTAAGGAGGCTGCCCAGGTGCGTGGGAGAGGTTCTGTGGCTGCATTTCCCGTGACCCTGCCTCAAAGGGATACCTGGGTAGGCAGGCACActcctgggggtgggaggcactTGCCCAATAAGAAGGAGCTGCTCCCTTACCCTTTCTTGTCCAAAGCGGCCACATCATCTACTCTCATGCCAAAGATGAACAGGTTCTCTTCCCCAGCTTCCTCTGCCATTTCCACGTTGGCCCCATCCATGGTCCCAATGGTCAGGGCCCCGTTCAGCATGAATTTCATATTGCCTGTCCCTGAGGCTTCAGTGCCTGCAGTGGAGATCTGCTCTGACAGGTCCGTGGCTGGGATGACTGCAAGGAAGGTATAATAAAGTCAGTGATCCTGTTTCTCTAGACCTGCTTGCATTGGATCCGAGTATTTATCCAGCTGGCCTGTTTTGATCATTAAAATAGTCCATGTACATCAAGACAAACATGCATATGGCATGGAAGGCTGGATCTTACTCTCCCCCTTGACTGAGGCAACTGGGCTTTTGTCCATTTTTGATGTGCTACCTGGGTGGTGATGGCTGCAGTGCTAAATAATTACGTGCTCCTACTATTCTGTCTTGGTCTATAAACTATAAACCTATTTCTCTCCCCTATAAAAACTGACACTTcgtttctcttcttccctctcttccttccggTTTTagttatgggtttttttttctgcttgataactttataaaatatattgaaacttCTCTTTCTTGACCTTTAAGATTCAGTCTCTCCTGACCCTTCTGTTATGATCTGAGCAAATGGGATTGTCTGCATGCTTTCCacttcccacctcctccctccctcctttccaagGCAGGGAAATGTGCTGGGTGCACCTGAGGTGCGCCTGGGGCCTCTGACCTTTCAGCCTAATTTACACACAAATTAGTGCTGCCAGAAGGCCCCCTTCCCCCTTTTTGACTTCAAAGGTCAGAACCAATTCTGTTTTACTTTGAAGGCTTATTTGTAGATTAGATATACTTTCATTGACATCAGTAGGAACCTGGCTCTTATCTCTTTCTGCATACAGTCTTAAACAGTAACATCAGAGGACCCAAAAATACCTCAAAAAGAGAAAGGCCTGTTTTCAATTTGGGACTTGGATGAACGCACAGTTGGCATCTGCCTGTGGACCTTGCTTTGTAAGCACATGATGCAAATAAGCAAAGAGAGCAATAGAGAAAGGGATGTTGGCTTTCTGCCAGTCTAACTCTCCCCACGTGGGAACTCCATGCATGCTCAGTGCCCATCTGAGCACATCTAAGCCTCATGCTTGGCAGCCTGACATCCGTCCTCATTCTCTGTTGCCACGTGAACAAATGAcagcccttcttccttccatgaaGTGACCAGAGGAATATCCGGGGCTAGGGAATTGGCGTTTTGTTGCAAAACTGGAGCTGGGAATGGAagccctttcctttcctttcccttgtaGAGCACCATCTGTACTTTGCCCAGACATCAGGGCCCCCTCCTCCAGCACCCAGCTCTGGTTAGCTAGCTGGCAGGAAAATGCACTTGCAAAGCTAATGGGTGATACTGACTTCGGAGACTGCAATTTCATGGTCAGTCGCATCAACTTAAAGACTCTTAGCCTAGGCCTTTATGGAGCCCAAGAGTGATGCTTTCTATCTTAAGTTACTGACCCCCTGAACCCAGTCACGTCATTTTCCCCTACCATGTATTTCCCGAGAATTTGCCCTGTCTCAGCATGATTTGGGAAGGGGATACTACCTTTTTCAGCAAGAGACACTCTATAGTTCTCCAAGAAGATGACTTTCAGCTTGCTTCCAACCACAGGGTCATTGTTCACCACATCTGCCACGGAGGTGATGAGCTTTATGATCATTTTGGCCATGTGATATCCCGGGGCAGCCTTGGGGAAGGATGTCAAACACACTGTCGGGAGGGAGCCGTGACGAAGTGGACAAACCGCAAGAGATCAGGGCCCCCGCAGCCCCACTGAAGAGAATCAACTTACTTTGCCACCGATTATGACTGTTCTGGGCACAAACAACTTCCTGGGGTCTTTCTTAATGCCTGGAAAAGATTTAGGAGTGGGTGGGCGGGAGGCGGGCGCGGGCCGGGCGGCAAGGCTCCCGCCTCCAGGGGGCGCTGCGGCCGCGCGCAGACTCACGGTTGTACATGGTGACCACGTGCAGGCAGTTCAGGAGCTGCCGCTTGTACTCGTGGATCCGCTTCACGTGCACGTCGAACATGGACGAGGGGTTGATCTTCACTTTGTACTCCTTCTCCAGGAACTGGGAAAACTTGAGCTTGTTCTCCTGTGGAGACAGGACGCTGTGTGGGAGCCGGTTTGCGTCGGGCGCATCAGCCAGTCGGGGGGGCCTCACGCACCCCAGCACTCCTGCCGCCGGAGGAATCCGTGCCGGGAAGCCTCACCTGCTTCGCGTTGGCGATTTCTCGGAGGAAGACGTCATCACCCAGGAAGCCTCGCAGCTTCGTCAGCTGGCTCAAGTCTTTCACGTAGTCTTCCCCGATTTTCTTTCAGTTTAGAGAAGAGGGGATCTGAGTCAGGGACGGCAGCCTGCCCACTAGCAGTCTGTGTCCGTCTGCGGCGGGTGCCTACAACAGGGTGGCCGACCTACCACACCGTGTGGGAAGAACCCTTTGCTAGTCTCCGAAATGCAGTTTCAGTGGCAGCGAGCGTTATAAACAAGAGCCCTACCTAAAAGGGGCAATGCAGAACCCAGGTTCCACCAGCTGTTATTATGACCTTCGCTTAACTAAATAGGGTCACCGTCTTCCATCTGTTGTGTCACAGGAGTACTGTTAGCCAGCCACGTAATTTGTGAACCCCCTGGTTAAAAATTAAggatttcggggcacctgggtggctcagttgttaagcatctgccttcggctcagctcatgatcccagggtcctgcgatcgagccccacatcgggctccgggtgaagcctgcttctccctctcctactccccctgcttgtgctccctctctcgctgggtctctTTCTGTCacattaataataaatgaaatctttaaaaaataataaaaataaaaattaaaactttcgaCAGGGCTACAGCAGAGAATTGGATCAAACAGGGAGCCTTATGAGACAGCACCCTTCACCTGCTGAGGGCTGGCCCTGCTGTCTGTTGCAGACCAGACTCATGAGTCAAAAGGGCCCTCCACCACCTCTCGCTCTGAAGTCAGGCCTCCCCTGCCTTGCTCCTTACCTCTGCTATTAACTCTGCGAGCCCTGGGTTGCAGAGTAAGAGCCAGCGCCTCGGAGTGATCCCATTGGTTTTATTCTGAAATTTGTCTGGTTCTAACTCACTGAAGTCCTTGAATCTGGAGTCGGAAGAGACACGTCACTGAATTTGTCTGAAAGAGCAGGCTCCTGTTACATTCAAGAAGCCAAGTGTAGGCTTAGAGAGATTAAAGGTGGAGGGAGAGGCTGGCAGCAGCTAGTGCTGTCATTCTAAACAGAGATTCATTTGCAATTCAACATTATAAGAAAAATTCCAAATCAAGTCACCTCTATACAATTTCCTGGCACTGACATATATACCAGACTTTGCAGcagaataggtttttttttttttccgcctTCGCTCCTACATCTAGAATTAGGATGGTTCAGAGAGGaaggcattttctttttgaaaaggtTACTTTGtataggagaaaataattttcgcATTTTGACAGGGCCTTTCTTCCCCAAACGCAACCCTGCCTTTACTAGCATCAGTACATTCGTGGAGCAATGTTCGACCCACCACCTCAGGAATGGAGACTCACACTTGGGTCTTCACAATGTCTGAGTGGATTTTAGCTACGCCATTCACAGCATGGGAGCCCACAATGCAGAGATGGGCCATGTTGATCCTtttgcctccttcctcttctatcaGAGACATCCTTCTCAGACGGTCGACATCTTTAGGAAACAAGGCCGCAATTCTCTGGCCAAGGGAAGAGAAAGGCCTTGCTGGCCACTCAGGTTTAAAGCAGTGTTGAGATAATGTCATTCACTTCCCCAGCAAAATCTCTGATGGAGCAAATATGGAATTTCACTCCCACAGAGAGGGCGTCGGTTCACCCTGAGGAGATGCCATCCTCTATTTTAGTGTTTTCTAAAAGGTGTCTTTAACAGCGCCCCACCAAGTCTTGAATACTTTTGATGTATCTATGTCTGAAAGATGTTTGGGCCTCCAGTTTgctgagagggaacacagcagccGCCCTTAACATCTCAAGACCTCATTCTCAAAAGGGGTACGAATTTCTCAAAATGACTTACATCTAAATGCTTCTGATTTATCtcataaatgatttgcaaatgtcgAGGAAGCAACGTTTCCACCAGCTCTACAGGCCAGCGCTCCAGGGCCTCTGGGAGCACCGTGTGGTTGGTGTATGCAAAGGTCTTCTTGGTGATCTCCCAGGCctgtgggaagggagaggagttAGCTGCTTCCCTGTGCAAGAAGCCTGCCCAGCAGGTGCTCACCCCATCACACAGGACCACACATTTCCTCAGCTCCTGCCAGTCTGCAACAGCACAGCCCATCCACACAGTTGGACACACTCAATTCAGCCAGGGTCCGAATCATCCAGAGACTGGGaatatgatttcttcttttggGTGAGGGGAAAGCAGCCACGTGTAAAACTGTTTGATAAAACTGAAGACAACATACTGATAAGTCTTCTCTACTGTCCTAATATGCCACTTATTAAAAGCAAAATCTGGGCGGGAcgcctgggctcagtgggttaagcctctgtcttcggctcaggtcatggtctcagggtcctgggatcaagccctgcatcaggctctctgctcagcgggaagcctgcttcccccctctctctgcctacttatgatctctctctttgtcaaataaataaatcaaatcttaaaaaaaaatctgagcaacACAAACAAGGAATGTTCTGAGAAAGTATGGAGTATGTTTAAAATTCTGATTTGTAAACTGGTGGGGACACTTACAATTTGCTGTGTTCTGAGGTTGGAGAATTTAATTTAGAATCCTTTAAGACTCACACAAAAAAATCCTTTTAGACCCAGTCCATCTGAGCCGGATGGCATTagcaatttatttactttcttagtCTTCCTCCCCGTAAAGCAGTAAGGACAGAGAAATGTTAGCACTGGGCAGACTTTATCTTTGCTCATTGGAAGTTAGCAACAGTAACTTATTTTGAAAAACTGTAAAGGGAGCTTTTGGGAATATCTCTGAACCACAGATATACTATTTGattaaaggaaaaggaagccaAACTATTCAGACCTTGGACCAGGGCAGTTTTTCAATATCCACAAAAATCCTCATCAGCTCAGGGATGGCGAGTGCAGGGTGCGTGTCATTCAGCTGGATGGCAACCTGTATGAGGAAAAGGCATCAGCGAGCAGGGGACGGATGGCCTGGGGTAAGGTCTTTCTTACCCTCATGGGTGCCTGCACAAAGCAGCAAACAGAATGCCTGCCCTGGGCAAGGCGCTTTAAGCATACGGCACCTACTCAACTTTTTTAGTCCTGAGAAAGAGGAGTACATCTGATAGGAAGTCCTGctccctcactgtctctgtccGTGTTTGCAGACTGAATACTCGCCTGGTCTGGAAAGGCATCAAATGCAGTTTTGGCGCTGTCTGTGGAGCCAAACTTGGAGGCTTTGAAACGTCGGATGACATCTTGCAAGGTCGCGGCCACCACAAAGTATTCCTGCTTCAACCTCAGCTCTTTCCCTTCAAAAAACTTCaagccagagagacagagtgagagtgGTTCACACTGCAGCGTGGCCAAAATATGCCAGGGATCTCCTGCCCAGAGAACTTCAAGACGAAAGCTCATAGAACATCTGGCAGAAGAGGACAGGTTGAAGGCCAAGCATCAGACTTTGCTCTTTCCTGAAGTGTAAAGGGCTTTAAAGAAGGCGTACAGATACAGGATAAAGGGAATGGAGACAAGACAACAGCAACAACCTTTCTGAAGCTGAAAAATAGATGCATGAGTGGGAATTGGGCCAGAAGACCCCGAAAAACCGGATCCTGACCTGCTAGAAAAGAAGGGCCAAGGAGCAACTAAATTTATGCTCCAAAGCCCCTAAAGGATCAGGATTTGGCAGCACTGGTGCCTTTGGAAGTAGGGGTAAAGATGCGGTGAACGGTTAGTTGTGAGCCTAACTAAGCAGGAGTTGGCCTCAGACTCCACCCCCAGATCCCCCCAGCTGAGCAATCTCTTCCCCCAACGCAGGCAGAAGCCTGATGTGTATTCTCTGGAGATGGTAACACAGGGGTCTCTGGGCTGGAGGGAGACAGGAAGTACCTGGAGGGAGACAGGAAAGCAGGGGTACCACTCTGTACTGAAAATGAGGGGAAGGGATTTAAAGGGAAGTTTATGTGCTGAATTGTTGAGACTCTGAGACTTCTTCTCCCAACCAAATTTCAGAACCCAGGCAGCAGTTATCACTTCCGCCAGAAAGGAAGCTGAAGAGGCTTCTCTCGGAGGCCAGAAAGGTTACAGCAAACAGTCCTGCACAGTGGGGACCTCAGGCGAGATAATGGAGGGTGCATCTGAGAACGCATGACCACATCTTTGAGGAACTTggggagaacatttaagattCTGCACTTttgggaaccctcctacactgttggtgggaatgcaagctggtgcaaccactctggaaaacagcatggaggttcctcaaaatgttgaaaatagaactaccctatgacccagcaattgcactactgggtatttaccctaaagatacaaacatagtgatctgaaggggcacgtgcacccgaatgtttatagcagcaatgtctacaatagccagactatggaaagaacctagatgtccatcaacagatgaatggatcaagaagatgtggtatatatatacaatggaatactatgcagccatcaaaagaaatgaaatcttgccatttgcaacgacgtggatggaactagagcgtatcatccttagtgaaataagtcaatcggagaaagacaactatcatatgatctccctgatatgaggacatggagaagcaacatggggggttagggggataggagaagaataaatgaaacaagatgggattgggagggagacaaaccataaatgactcttaatctcacaaaacaaactgggggttgctggggggaggtgggattgggagagggggagggggttatggacattgggtagggtatgtgctatcgtgagtgctgtgaagtgtgtaaacctggcgattcacagacctgtacccctggggataaaaatacattatatgtttataaaaaaaaaaattggaaggggggcgaaccataagagactatggactctgaaaaacaacctgagggtttggaagggtcaggggtgggagtttgggggaacaggtggtgggtaatagggagggcacgttttgcatggagcactgggtgttgtgcaaaaacaatgaatactgttacgctgaaaaaataaataaaagcaaaaaaaaaaagattctgcacTTTTCTTTTAGGCGATCAGAAGACTTTAAGGAGCTTTAAGCAAGGCAAAAATAACTAGCTGCAGAGGGGTGACAGCTGCAAGATTCCTGGAAGAGGGACTCATGCCTGGAGGAGGGCTATGGCCAAGTTGGGGAGAGTGAACgagtttgtttttgtaattaCGGTACAAAACTGATTTATCAACTTGTACTTAAAAACAGGCATGACCCTGACAGCTACCTTTTACTCAATGAATTCAGTTAACTTTGTACCCCATGCTAACCTTGTGTCCCCTATGAATTGCTGTAGATGGTTATTTCCACATAAAGTTAGGTTTGGTCCTTACTGAGGACTGGAGGATGAATTTCAAGCCCCTTCCAGTTAAATAATTTTGAAGGCTCGGTTAGGCTAGGCAGTACTTGGAAGGATTCTTACTTTAACtgaccacaaaacaaaaagactttTTGCTTCTGGGTCAGAGACTTTTCTGACCTGTACTTAAGTCACCATGTCCCTCTCAAAGGGCAAAATAACATAGGGCATTAAGTTTCTGAAAATGCTGCAGCAAACTTCATCCGCTATTGAGACAACGGTTTACAACTAAGTGGACGCCCAGTCTTAAGGATGATTTATGTCCTCATCTCCCAATCCTTGCTTGGTGCCATCTTTGCAGAGCAGATTACTAATCTGGTTGTTTTTGAGACTTATTATTAAAAGGACAATCATTACAGAGTCAAGAAGGTAATTTTACCCACACATAAGATAGAGCTAAGTATATTTAAACCAACTTAGAATCCCTGGCGTTCATCTGTGATACAGTTCCAAgttaaattatcattttttaattttagctatttttagtGTAAAATTAGGAataatcagggcacctgggtggctcagtgggttaaagcctctgccttcggctcaggtcatggtctcagggttttgggatggagccccgcatcgggctctctgctcagcagggagcctgcttccccctctctctctgcctgcctctctgcctacttgtgatctctctctgtcagataaataaataaataaatcttaaaaaaaaatagg contains these protein-coding regions:
- the PYGL gene encoding glycogen phosphorylase, liver form; its protein translation is MAKPLTDQEKRRQISIRGIVGVENVAELKKGFNRHLHFTLVKDRNVATPRDYFFALAHTVRDHLVGRWIRTQQYYYEKCPKRVYYLSLEFYMGRTLQNTMINLGLQNACDEAIYQLGLDMEELEEIEEDAGLGNGGLGRLAACFLDSMATLGLAAYGYGIRYEYGIFNQKIRDGWQVEEADDWLRHGNPWEKARPEFMLPVHFYGKVEHTNTGTKWVDTQVVLALPYDTPVPGYMNNTVNTMRLWSARAPNDFNLRDFNVGDYIQAVLDRNLAENISRVLYPNDNFFEGKELRLKQEYFVVAATLQDVIRRFKASKFGSTDSAKTAFDAFPDQVAIQLNDTHPALAIPELMRIFVDIEKLPWSKAWEITKKTFAYTNHTVLPEALERWPVELVETLLPRHLQIIYEINQKHLDRIAALFPKDVDRLRRMSLIEEEGGKRINMAHLCIVGSHAVNGVAKIHSDIVKTQVFKDFSELEPDKFQNKTNGITPRRWLLLCNPGLAELIAEKIGEDYVKDLSQLTKLRGFLGDDVFLREIANAKQENKLKFSQFLEKEYKVKINPSSMFDVHVKRIHEYKRQLLNCLHVVTMYNRIKKDPRKLFVPRTVIIGGKAAPGYHMAKMIIKLITSVADVVNNDPVVGSKLKVIFLENYRVSLAEKVIPATDLSEQISTAGTEASGTGNMKFMLNGALTIGTMDGANVEMAEEAGEENLFIFGMRVDDVAALDKKGYEAKEYYEALPELKLAIDQIDNGFFSPQQPDLFKDVINMLFYYDRFKVFADYEAYVKCQEKVSQLYMNPKAWNTMVLKNIAAAGKFSSDRTIKEYARDIWNMEPSDLKISLSNEPSNGVNKDNGK